A DNA window from Bradyrhizobium barranii subsp. barranii contains the following coding sequences:
- a CDS encoding acetoacetate decarboxylase — MKIEDVRRTAYSMPLTNPAFPPGPYRFFDREYFIITYRTDPEALAAIVPEPLEVAEPVVKYEFIRMPDSTGFGDYTETGQVIPVRFKGEEGGYTHAMYLDDEAPIAGGRELWGFPKKLARPKIEIESDVLVGSLHYGSVLCASATMGYKHRKVDHDMVLKSMAAPNFILKIIPHVDGSPRICELVRFHLDDVVLKEAWTGPAALGLFPHALCDVARLPVREVVSALHFKADLTLGLGSVAFDYLAK; from the coding sequence ATGAAGATCGAAGACGTCCGCCGCACCGCTTATTCGATGCCGCTTACCAACCCGGCATTCCCGCCGGGGCCATATCGCTTCTTCGACCGCGAATATTTCATCATCACCTACAGGACCGATCCCGAAGCCCTCGCCGCCATCGTGCCCGAGCCGCTCGAGGTGGCGGAGCCGGTGGTGAAATACGAATTCATTCGCATGCCCGACTCGACCGGATTCGGCGATTACACCGAAACCGGGCAGGTGATTCCGGTTCGCTTCAAGGGCGAGGAGGGCGGCTACACCCACGCGATGTATCTGGACGACGAGGCCCCGATCGCCGGTGGCCGCGAGCTGTGGGGCTTTCCGAAGAAGCTCGCAAGGCCCAAGATCGAGATCGAGAGCGACGTCCTGGTCGGTTCGCTGCATTACGGCTCGGTCCTCTGTGCTTCGGCCACGATGGGTTACAAGCACCGCAAGGTCGACCACGACATGGTGCTGAAATCGATGGCGGCGCCGAACTTCATCCTGAAGATCATCCCGCATGTCGACGGCAGCCCGCGGATCTGCGAGCTGGTGCGGTTTCATCTCGACGACGTCGTGCTGAAGGAAGCTTGGACCGGCCCTGCCGCGCTCGGCCTGTTTCCCCACGCACTCTGCGACGTCGCCCGCCTGCCGGTGCGCGAGGTGGTCTCGGCGCTGCATTTCAAAGCGGACCTGACGCTCGGGCTCGGTAGCGTGGCGTTCGATTACTTGGCGAAATAG
- a CDS encoding homospermidine synthase, whose amino-acid sequence MSHPSQIYAKITGPIVMVGFGSIGKGTLPMIERHLDYDKSRVTVIDPKDEGRKAHCEKQNVRFIQKAVTRDNYRELLTPLLTEGGGQGFCVNLSVDTGSTDIMELCNELGALYIDTVNEPWLGFYFDSSKGPEARSNYALREATLAAKKARPAGSTTAVSCCGANPGMVSFFVKQALLNVAADLKLNAPKPKTKAEWADLMRQAGIKGIHIAERDTQRSKSPKEPDVFVNTWSVEGFLSEGVQPSELGWGTHEKWMPENARTHEAGCGAAIYLMQPGANTRVRTWCPTRGAQYGFLVTHNESISISDYFTVRDASGTAVYRPTCHYAYHPADDAVLSLHEMFGRAAKMQEKHHILDENEIVDGIDELGVLLFGHDNNAYWYGSQLSIEETRKLAPYQNATGLQVTSAVLGGMVWALENPNEGIVEADEMDFDRLLEIQLPYLGPVKGFYTDWTPLTDRPGLFPEDIDTSDPWQFRNVLVR is encoded by the coding sequence CCAAGGACGAGGGTCGCAAGGCGCATTGCGAGAAGCAGAACGTCCGCTTCATCCAGAAGGCCGTGACCCGGGACAATTACCGGGAGTTGCTGACCCCGCTGCTCACCGAAGGCGGCGGCCAGGGTTTTTGCGTCAATCTCTCGGTCGATACCGGCTCCACCGACATCATGGAGCTCTGCAACGAGCTCGGCGCGCTCTATATCGATACCGTCAACGAGCCCTGGCTCGGCTTCTATTTCGATTCCTCGAAGGGCCCGGAGGCGCGCTCCAACTACGCGCTTCGCGAAGCGACGCTGGCCGCCAAGAAGGCGCGCCCGGCGGGCTCGACGACGGCCGTCTCCTGCTGTGGCGCCAATCCCGGCATGGTCTCCTTTTTCGTCAAGCAGGCGCTGCTCAATGTCGCCGCCGATCTGAAGCTCAATGCCCCCAAGCCGAAGACCAAGGCCGAGTGGGCCGATTTGATGCGGCAGGCCGGCATCAAGGGCATCCACATCGCCGAACGCGACACCCAGCGCTCCAAGTCACCGAAAGAGCCGGACGTCTTCGTCAACACCTGGTCGGTGGAAGGTTTCCTGTCGGAAGGCGTGCAGCCGTCCGAGCTCGGCTGGGGCACCCATGAAAAATGGATGCCCGAGAATGCGCGGACCCACGAAGCCGGCTGCGGCGCCGCCATCTATCTGATGCAGCCCGGCGCCAACACGCGCGTGCGCACCTGGTGCCCGACCCGCGGCGCGCAGTATGGCTTCCTCGTCACCCACAACGAGTCGATCTCGATCTCCGATTACTTCACGGTGCGCGACGCATCGGGCACGGCAGTCTACCGGCCGACCTGCCACTACGCCTACCATCCGGCTGACGATGCCGTGTTGTCGCTGCACGAAATGTTCGGCCGCGCCGCGAAGATGCAGGAAAAGCACCACATCCTCGATGAGAACGAAATCGTCGACGGCATCGACGAACTGGGCGTGCTGCTGTTCGGCCACGACAACAATGCCTATTGGTACGGCTCGCAGCTCTCCATCGAAGAAACCCGCAAGCTCGCCCCCTACCAGAACGCCACCGGCCTGCAGGTGACCTCCGCCGTGCTCGGCGGCATGGTGTGGGCGCTGGAAAACCCGAACGAAGGCATTGTCGAAGCCGACGAGATGGATTTCGACCGTCTGCTGGAGATCCAGCTGCCGTATCTCGGCCCGGTGAAGGGTTTCTACACCGACTGGACGCCGCTGACGGATCGTCCGGGATTGTTCCCGGAAGACATCGACACGAGCGATCCCTGGCAGTTCCGGAATGTCCTGGTGCGTTGA